GGACTGGTCGCCGAGGCGCATCACCGATCCCTTGCCGAACTGCCGCTCAATCTGGGCGAGGGCGTTCTCAAGAGCCTTCTCGCGATCCGTGCCTGCCATGGCTTCCACCCTCGGGTTCTGTCCTGTGCGCTTCATCGTCCTCGACGCTAGCGCGTCCCACTGACAATCGGCCCCGACCGGGCTCCGCCTGTGGAGAACTCACCGCCGGAGAGTACAAAGAACATATGTTCGATTCACATCGAAAAGCAAGGAGCCGCCCCGGCCCGTCCGGCCGTCCCCCGCCCCACCTGCCTACTCCTCCCGGTCGGGGCCGGCGCCGACCATGGACCGCAACCGGCGTGCCGTCTGCCGCCTGCGCTCCCTGCGCGCCTCCCGGCGCTGCTCACCACGGTCGATCCGCGGGTCGGTCGCCACCTCGTAGCGGCGCACGTACGTGCCGACGAAGCCCTGCAGCGTGGCCGCCGCCGGGATGGCGATCAGGGCGCCGACCGCACCGAGCAGCGCGGCGCCGGCGATCACCGAGCCGAACGCGACCGCGGGGTGCACGTCCACCGTCCTGGCCGTGATCCGCGGATGCAGCAGGTAGTTCTCGATCTGCTGGTACACGACGACGAAGGCCAGGACCCAGAGCGCGTCCACCGGCTGCACGGTCAGCGCGACCAGCACCGGGAGGGCGCCCGCCAGGTAGGTGCCGATGGTCGGGACGAACTGCGACATCACCCCGACCCAGACCGCGAGCGCCGCGGAGTACGGCAGGTCCAGCGCGGCGAACATGATCCAGTGCGCGGCCGCCGAGACCACCGCCAGCAGTGCCCGCGAGTAGAGGTAGCCGCCGGTCTTGGCCAGCGCGATCTCCCAGGCCCGCAGCACCTCGCCCTGCATGGCGGGCGGCAGCAGCGAGCAGACCGTGCGGCGTACGCGGGGCCCGTCGGCGGTGAAGTAGAAGGTGAAGAGGCCCACGGTGAAGGCCTGGAAGAGCCCGCCGATCAGGGTGCTCGACACCCCCCAGACGTTGTCGGCCGCCTGTTGGGCGTAGGTCTCGATGCTTCCCGAGTCCTTCAGCAGCCGCCGGCGCAGCTCGTCCAGCGAGAGGTCCTGGTGGAAGGTCCGGTTGACCCAGTGGATCAGGCCGTCCACCAGGTGCGGCAGGTCTCCGGCGATCTTCGCCACCTGGTCCACCAGCAGGGTGCCGAGTGCGGCCAGGAATCCCACGATGGCCAGCGCCACCGTGACGAAGACCAGGAACGTGCCCAGGCCGCGCCGCATCCCGCGGGCGGCCATCCGGTCCACGGCCGGCTCCAGCGCCAGCGACAGGAAGAACGAGACGATCAGCATCACGAACAGGTCGATCAGCTGGTGGAAGGCCCAGTCGGCCAGCTTGAAGAGCCCGACCAGCACCAGCGCCAGCAGCATCGCGCGCGGCAGCCAGCGGGGCATCGCGCCGCCCCACCCGCCCGCGGGGCGCAGACCCTCGGGCCGGACGGGGCGTGGCCCGGCGGTCTCGGCCGCCGGGGGTGGTACGGACGATGCGGGCGGCGTGGGAGAGGTGGGCGGTGTGTCCGGTTTCTGGGTTTCTGGGCTACTTACCACCCGCACAGTCTCACCCATGGATCCGGCCCCGAGTGCTGCCCCGGCCCGGTGGGTCGCCCGCCGCCGACGCCCGCCGCCGACCCCCGGCGCGGCGCGGCCGCGGAGCTCCGCGCTCAGCGCAGCAGGGTCGACACGCCCTGGGTGTCGCAGACCACCCGCCAGACGTCCTTGGCCTCCCAGCCGGCCGCCAGCGCCTCCCTGACCGTCCGGCCGCCGAGCTCGCTCATCAGATGGTCGGACGCGAAGGACTCCGCGTACACCTCACCGAAGTGCTCGTACATCCGTCGCCAGAACTCCGTCAGCCTCATGCGCCCATTATCCCGAACCCGAACGGACCGGCCCTCGGCCGGGCGCTCGGCCGGGATCTGATCCGGGACCTGATCCGGGGCCTGATCCGGGGCCCCGGCCGGCACCGGTCCGAGGGCCGGGCGCGGGCGCCGCCCCGTCGCGCTCCAGGGCGTACTCGACGTCGCCGTGCTCGTCCCCCGCGATCCGCTCCGGCCACTCCTGCCGGAAGGTGCGGACGTACCGGAGGCCGGCCTTCTCCATCACCCGGCGGGAGCCCGCGTTGACCGCCATCGTCCGAGCGATCACGCGTCGCACGCCCAGGTCGGCGAACCCCAGCCGGATCAGGGCGAGCGATCCCTCCGTCGCCAGGCCCCGGCCCCAGGCGGCCCGGCGCAGCCGGTAGCCGAGTTCGACCTCCGCCGTGGGCCGCTCCGGGTCGGTGGGGCAGAACTCGAACCAGCCGACGAACCGCCCGCCGGCCGCCCGCTCCTCGGCCGCCCAGAGGCCGAGGCCCGGACGGTCCGCGTACCGCTCGTAGTGGCCCAGCAGGCGGGGCAGCAGCTCGTTCGCGACCTCCTCGCGAGGGGTCGCCCGCCCGCCGGTGAGGTGGCGCATGACCCGGGGATCGCTATCCAGCTCGACCAGGTGGTCCACGTCCTGGGGGGTGAAGCGGCGCAGCACCAGCCGCTCCGTGGTCAGCAGTACCGTCATACCCGCGATGCTCGCCGGACCGGGGGCGGGTGTCACCGGGTTTTCGGCCGAGGTAAGCCGCGGGCGACCGGACGGACCGGC
The sequence above is drawn from the Kitasatospora sp. NBC_00315 genome and encodes:
- a CDS encoding AI-2E family transporter, which gives rise to MPRWLPRAMLLALVLVGLFKLADWAFHQLIDLFVMLIVSFFLSLALEPAVDRMAARGMRRGLGTFLVFVTVALAIVGFLAALGTLLVDQVAKIAGDLPHLVDGLIHWVNRTFHQDLSLDELRRRLLKDSGSIETYAQQAADNVWGVSSTLIGGLFQAFTVGLFTFYFTADGPRVRRTVCSLLPPAMQGEVLRAWEIALAKTGGYLYSRALLAVVSAAAHWIMFAALDLPYSAALAVWVGVMSQFVPTIGTYLAGALPVLVALTVQPVDALWVLAFVVVYQQIENYLLHPRITARTVDVHPAVAFGSVIAGAALLGAVGALIAIPAAATLQGFVGTYVRRYEVATDPRIDRGEQRREARRERRRQTARRLRSMVGAGPDREE
- a CDS encoding DUF3046 domain-containing protein; protein product: MRLTEFWRRMYEHFGEVYAESFASDHLMSELGGRTVREALAAGWEAKDVWRVVCDTQGVSTLLR
- a CDS encoding GNAT family N-acetyltransferase — encoded protein: MTVLLTTERLVLRRFTPQDVDHLVELDSDPRVMRHLTGGRATPREEVANELLPRLLGHYERYADRPGLGLWAAEERAAGGRFVGWFEFCPTDPERPTAEVELGYRLRRAAWGRGLATEGSLALIRLGFADLGVRRVIARTMAVNAGSRRVMEKAGLRYVRTFRQEWPERIAGDEHGDVEYALERDGAAPAPGPRTGAGRGPGSGPGSGPGSDPGRAPGRGPVRSGSG